In the Solibacillus sp. FSL K6-1523 genome, one interval contains:
- a CDS encoding spore germination protein, with product MHKIDLTSLQQLFAKSADVRFQTYEFQLSNVILITCEAMTDKHLLNEVIVPRLQALCDHKELPLDPSTITKKLYLPDLQEITDPNDAVTNVYSGFVLIYIEAQQLLLASNIESKPNRSPEETSLEVLIKGPRDNFIEDLAVNIALIRKRVPTDSLCVEKLTIGKRSKTQVAILYFQDIANLDTLNKLKQQLHAIQTDVILSGELLMERLNTYSYFIPINDTTGRPDFALQSLITGRFIILVDGVAYAIITPTNLLMLLKSGEDNDYPMIVSSAERLLRLGSVLVALLLPAFWLALTTFHQEQLPFQLLATVVQSNTGLPLPSGLEMLIMVIMFDLFREAGLRLPSVLGGSISVVGGLIIGDAAIRAGVTSPAMIVVIAASTIATFTLVNQSLVTSISLMRIILILITSLLGLFGFFISIYLVLIYLSNIRIYGVPYLDVTADLSWKNISKSLFRPPPNSYKERPAMLKPQDKTKEGKK from the coding sequence ATGCATAAAATTGATTTAACTTCCTTACAACAACTATTCGCAAAAAGTGCTGACGTCCGTTTTCAAACATATGAATTTCAATTAAGCAATGTTATTTTAATTACTTGTGAAGCGATGACAGATAAACATTTATTAAATGAAGTTATCGTTCCACGTTTACAAGCGCTTTGCGATCATAAAGAATTGCCGCTCGATCCATCAACGATTACAAAAAAATTATATCTTCCAGACTTGCAAGAAATAACAGATCCAAATGATGCGGTAACGAATGTATATAGTGGGTTTGTATTAATTTATATTGAAGCACAACAGCTTTTGCTAGCAAGCAATATTGAAAGTAAACCAAACCGAAGCCCTGAAGAAACAAGTCTTGAAGTGCTCATTAAAGGACCTCGCGATAATTTTATTGAGGATTTAGCTGTAAATATTGCATTAATTCGAAAAAGGGTACCGACAGATTCTTTATGCGTTGAAAAATTGACGATTGGCAAAAGATCCAAAACACAAGTTGCCATTTTATATTTTCAAGATATTGCGAACCTCGATACGTTAAATAAATTAAAACAGCAGCTTCATGCAATTCAAACAGATGTTATTTTAAGCGGAGAATTATTGATGGAGCGTCTCAATACGTATTCTTATTTTATTCCAATTAATGATACAACTGGTCGCCCTGATTTTGCACTACAATCCCTCATTACAGGTCGATTTATCATACTAGTGGACGGGGTTGCCTATGCCATCATTACACCAACCAATTTATTAATGCTTTTAAAATCAGGTGAGGATAATGATTATCCGATGATTGTTAGTTCTGCTGAACGCTTACTACGACTCGGCAGTGTATTAGTTGCACTTCTTTTGCCTGCATTTTGGTTAGCCTTGACGACCTTTCATCAAGAGCAATTGCCTTTTCAGTTGCTCGCTACCGTCGTTCAGTCCAATACGGGACTTCCCCTTCCTTCTGGGCTCGAAATGCTCATCATGGTCATTATGTTCGATCTTTTTCGAGAGGCTGGATTGCGTTTACCGAGTGTCCTTGGAGGGTCAATTAGCGTTGTAGGTGGCTTAATTATTGGAGATGCCGCCATTCGAGCCGGGGTCACAAGTCCTGCAATGATTGTCGTGATTGCTGCTTCGACAATTGCTACTTTTACATTAGTCAATCAATCACTTGTTACAAGTATTAGCTTAATGCGCATCATTCTTATATTAATTACTTCCTTATTAGGACTGTTCGGCTTTTTCATATCCATTTATTTAGTATTAATTTATTTATCAAACATTCGCATTTATGGTGTGCCCTATCTCGATGTTACGGCCGACTTAAGCTGGAAAAACATTTCAAAGTCATTATTTCGTCCACCTCCAAATTCCTATAAAGAACGTCCAGCTATGCTAAAACCACAGGATAAAACGAAAGAAGGGAAAAAATGA
- a CDS encoding Ger(x)C family spore germination protein → MKKLLILLPLLLLAGCWDTNQPERMYYLHSIGFDFKDGQYEVYALIIDFTNIAKSDQPNPEATQTEVGFARGGTFDEAFFNLYNSMDERLFYGHLSYVIFTDNVLKENKVRNIINSLIKYQELRYNAWVYATKEPLGELMLTTPILNKAITLSKLSDPVNSYDQSSLIEPMSIREVLLYLDEPSHEAIVPYVTTTENWEIKKGKEPTYDLSAIAIFSNHDGLRGILHKDDVKGMQFMTNDTRRSQLSFPLEGFGDPTVTVVVEQVDPKINAILSESPIQFDIHVKLIVQTNDTIDKALSKKLIKEIEKTVKEEIENTYKAGLENEADVYRLSEVVYRKHIRTWKKIEENGKVPLTMDSLREVKVEVVKTNGERTIENSRR, encoded by the coding sequence ATGAAAAAACTCCTTATTTTGTTACCACTTTTACTGTTAGCTGGTTGTTGGGACACAAACCAACCTGAGCGCATGTATTATCTTCATTCAATTGGTTTCGATTTTAAAGATGGACAATATGAAGTTTATGCGCTAATTATCGATTTTACAAATATCGCAAAATCCGATCAGCCAAACCCTGAAGCAACACAAACTGAAGTAGGATTTGCGCGAGGTGGAACGTTTGATGAAGCATTTTTCAATTTATATAATTCAATGGATGAGCGCTTATTTTACGGTCATTTATCGTATGTTATTTTCACAGATAATGTCTTGAAGGAAAACAAAGTAAGGAATATTATTAATTCTTTAATCAAATATCAAGAATTACGTTATAACGCTTGGGTATACGCGACAAAGGAACCGTTAGGCGAACTGATGTTAACAACTCCGATTCTTAATAAAGCGATCACTTTATCCAAGTTATCTGACCCAGTAAATTCATATGATCAGTCCTCTTTAATCGAACCGATGAGCATTCGAGAAGTATTACTTTATTTAGATGAACCGAGTCATGAAGCAATCGTACCTTATGTCACCACTACTGAAAATTGGGAGATAAAAAAAGGTAAGGAACCAACATATGACCTTTCTGCAATTGCTATTTTTTCGAATCATGATGGGCTAAGAGGCATTCTGCACAAAGATGATGTCAAAGGAATGCAATTTATGACAAACGATACGAGACGCAGCCAGTTATCATTTCCACTCGAAGGATTTGGCGACCCTACCGTAACCGTTGTGGTTGAACAAGTAGATCCCAAAATTAACGCCATTCTTTCGGAAAGCCCGATTCAATTTGATATTCATGTCAAATTAATTGTACAAACAAACGATACAATCGACAAAGCGCTTTCTAAAAAACTAATTAAAGAAATTGAAAAAACGGTAAAAGAGGAAATCGAAAACACGTATAAAGCGGGGCTTGAAAATGAGGCAGATGTTTATCGTCTATCCGAAGTGGTTTATCGAAAACATATACGTACATGGAAGAAAATCGAGGAAAATGGCAAAGTCCCTTTAACGATGGATTCGCTTCGTGAGGTCAAAGTGGAAGTTGTCAAAACAAATGGGGAAAGAACGATTGAAAATTCAAGACGATAA
- a CDS encoding 5'-3' exonuclease, with protein MTKPHLLIVDGMALLFRSYFASAAMNQFIRLEDGTPSNGVQGFARHVLTAQNLMKPTHLAVCWDMGAHTFRNDLFDGYKANRPAPPEEMLPQFDMAKEVSQMIGWQNFGIKGLEADDLIGSMIEKWKDDAQITVVSGDKDLLQLLSPTTTIAFTKKGYSEYDVYTEARFVEEYGIAPKQFAEVKAFMGDSSDGYPGVKGIGPKTALQLIQNHDSIDGVLAALPTLKPGQRSKISENEEMLRLSHQLATIHCEAPIDADLEVLRLENYSLTTFDLLEEKGYRLIAKHARSIY; from the coding sequence ATGACAAAACCACATTTATTAATCGTTGACGGAATGGCGCTATTATTCCGTTCTTATTTTGCATCAGCAGCAATGAATCAATTTATTAGATTAGAAGACGGGACACCTTCTAATGGCGTACAAGGATTTGCCCGCCATGTGTTAACGGCGCAAAACTTAATGAAACCTACGCATTTAGCGGTTTGTTGGGATATGGGTGCACATACATTCCGCAATGATTTATTTGATGGCTATAAAGCGAATCGCCCTGCACCACCAGAAGAAATGTTGCCACAATTCGATATGGCTAAAGAAGTATCACAAATGATTGGCTGGCAAAACTTTGGTATTAAAGGGCTTGAAGCAGATGATTTAATTGGCTCGATGATTGAAAAATGGAAAGATGATGCCCAAATTACAGTTGTGAGCGGCGATAAAGATTTGTTGCAGCTATTAAGCCCAACGACAACGATTGCCTTTACGAAAAAGGGCTATTCTGAATATGACGTATATACTGAAGCCCGATTTGTTGAAGAGTATGGGATTGCGCCGAAGCAATTTGCCGAGGTGAAGGCATTTATGGGCGATTCAAGTGATGGCTACCCAGGGGTTAAGGGAATTGGTCCTAAAACCGCATTACAGCTCATTCAAAATCACGACTCAATTGATGGAGTGTTAGCAGCACTTCCAACATTAAAGCCAGGTCAAAGAAGTAAAATTAGCGAAAATGAAGAAATGCTACGTTTATCCCATCAATTGGCTACGATCCATTGTGAAGCGCCGATTGATGCAGATCTAGAAGTATTACGATTAGAAAATTATTCACTTACAACATTTGATTTACTTGAAGAAAAAGGGTATCGTCTCATCGCGAAACACGCACGTTCAATATACTAA
- the hutH gene encoding histidine ammonia-lyase yields the protein MIQLNGERLSMGQLEEILFKHEKVEIGQDAIEKVQKSRQAVERIVQQEKTVYGINTGFGKFSDVKIAEHEVGTLQLNLIRSHACGFGEPFPEKVSRAMMVLRLNALLKGLSGIRLEVLERLVWMINEKVHPIIPQQGSLGASGDLAPLSHLVLAIIGEGEVWVDGVIRPSDEVFNEHELAPIQLQAKEGLALINGTQAMTAQGVVNYIEAEKLAYASEWIAAMTMESLYGIIDAFHPAVHEARGMQEQMDVAKRMRDWLEGSQLITHQGEKRVQDPYSLRCIPQIHGASWQVLNYVKEKLELEMNAATDNPLIFEEGEVVISGGNFHGQPIAFAMDFMKIGVAELANVSERRIERLVNPTLNEGLPAFLSAQPGLESGAMILQYSAASLVSENKTLAHPASVDSIPSSANQEDHVSMGTTGARHARMIIANVRHVLAIEAFCAAQAVEYRDAEKMSPKLYQKWQELRAIASSMTADRIFSKDINKIAAYLLP from the coding sequence ATGATTCAATTAAACGGTGAAAGATTATCGATGGGGCAGCTAGAAGAAATTTTATTCAAGCATGAAAAAGTTGAAATCGGTCAGGACGCGATTGAAAAGGTTCAAAAAAGCCGACAAGCCGTTGAACGAATTGTACAGCAAGAAAAAACAGTGTACGGCATTAATACCGGTTTTGGAAAATTTAGCGACGTTAAAATAGCAGAACATGAAGTAGGCACTTTGCAATTAAACTTAATTCGCTCACATGCATGTGGTTTTGGAGAGCCGTTTCCTGAAAAAGTTTCAAGAGCGATGATGGTGCTACGTTTAAATGCATTATTAAAAGGATTATCAGGTATTCGTTTAGAAGTGTTAGAGCGTTTAGTTTGGATGATTAATGAAAAAGTGCATCCAATTATTCCGCAGCAAGGCTCATTAGGGGCATCAGGAGATTTAGCGCCATTATCCCATTTAGTGCTCGCAATTATTGGGGAAGGTGAAGTTTGGGTTGATGGTGTGATCCGTCCTTCAGATGAAGTGTTTAACGAGCATGAATTAGCGCCAATTCAATTACAAGCGAAGGAAGGGCTTGCTTTAATTAATGGTACACAGGCGATGACTGCACAAGGTGTCGTGAATTATATTGAAGCAGAAAAATTGGCGTATGCAAGTGAATGGATTGCCGCAATGACGATGGAATCTTTATACGGCATTATTGATGCATTTCATCCGGCTGTTCATGAAGCGAGAGGGATGCAAGAACAAATGGATGTTGCAAAACGTATGCGTGACTGGCTAGAAGGGAGTCAGCTCATTACACATCAAGGGGAAAAACGTGTGCAAGATCCATATTCACTGCGTTGTATTCCACAAATTCATGGAGCGAGCTGGCAAGTGCTGAATTATGTAAAGGAAAAGTTAGAGCTTGAAATGAATGCGGCTACGGATAATCCGCTTATTTTTGAAGAGGGGGAAGTCGTTATTTCAGGAGGCAATTTCCACGGTCAGCCAATTGCTTTTGCGATGGATTTTATGAAAATAGGTGTCGCAGAACTAGCGAATGTTTCTGAACGTCGCATCGAGCGTTTAGTCAACCCAACATTAAATGAAGGGTTACCAGCATTTTTAAGTGCGCAGCCAGGATTAGAGTCAGGGGCAATGATTTTACAATACAGTGCCGCAAGCTTAGTATCTGAAAATAAAACATTAGCACATCCTGCTTCTGTGGATTCAATACCTTCCTCTGCGAACCAGGAAGACCATGTGAGTATGGGAACGACGGGGGCACGTCATGCACGAATGATTATTGCGAATGTGCGCCACGTATTAGCAATTGAAGCGTTCTGTGCGGCACAAGCTGTGGAATATCGTGACGCGGAAAAAATGTCACCGAAGCTCTATCAAAAATGGCAAGAGCTTCGAGCGATTGCATCGAGCATGACAGCGGATCGTATTTTTAGTAAAGATATTAATAAAATTGCTGCGTATTTATTGCCGTAA